Below is a window of Peromyscus eremicus chromosome 22, PerEre_H2_v1, whole genome shotgun sequence DNA.
GGCTCCCAGGTGCGCCAGGGCAGAGAGCAGGTGAGGCTGTCTTCAGGATTTGCACTTGGAGACAGCTAGTCCAATGAGTCCAGCCAGTCCCGCCACACCCAGGGCCATGCCACCAACAATGGCCATGCCTACTAGTCCATCTTTCTTCATGGCCTTGTCAATGAGGCGTTCCAGCTCCTTGGCCTGGTTGTTCTGGGGCTCAGTCTGCAGCAGTCCTCGCACATGCTTTAAAGCTTTTTCATATTCCTTGAGACGGTAATTGCCTACTGCCAGGTAGAAGACATAATCCCGCTGTTCCTCTTTGCTCCCTTTGGGCAACAGCTCCTCCAGGAGCAAGATGCCTTTACGGATGTCGTTATTGTATTTGCTTCgcaccaggcaccaggcatactcAAACTGTGTGCTTTTGGAAACAGAGCCAGCTGCCTGCTCAGACTGAAATTTCCTTTGAAAATTCTTCAGATCCTTCACAGACACCAGCTTGTTCAGCACAGCCTCCATGTCCACCGCCCCTGCAAGTCTCGCACTAAGGTCTCTACTGGACCAGTGGCAGGgcttttctccttttattgaaaatagatttttttcatacaacgttgttttcctctcctcctgttcttcccaattcctctccatctcccctcccatctcaattcacaccctttctgtctcttcattagaaaacaggaggcatctaaataataataataaaataaaatgcaatacagTAAGATGAAGCAAAGACAAACCAATTGAAAGAGGACAAaataaccaaacaagaaaaagagccaaagaaaaagcacaagagatGCACATAGATCCAGAGGCGCGTGtttgcacacacaggaatcctaTAAACACACAAGACCAGAagacaaaatacataaataaaggaCTTGTCCTGACTTAACGCTCTGAGACAGAGAGCCCCCAAAGAttccattgagtttgttttgtgttggccatctactactgggCATGTGGCCTACCcctaagagtggtttgtttctccagtgagacttccttggaggaaactgtttttttatttgcaagtggttTTCAATTGGAGATAgattctgggttagggatgtgagtgtgtgtgtgtgtgtgtgtgtgtgtgtgtgtgtgtgtgttcacttctcctttcagctctaggagcccatctggtgcagacctgtgtaggccctgtacatgctgtctcagtctctgtgagttcgtatgtgcatccattctgttgatttagagggccttgttttcttggttttctccatcccctctgactcttacacttcctgcctcctctttcgAAGGGTTCCCTGAAcccttgaggggagggatttgatggacacatcatatttaggactgagtgttccaaggtctctcactctctgcatattgtttggttatgggtctctgcatttgtttccatttgctgcaggaagaagcttctctgatgattgtagctggagtttcctcCCTGGTCCCGCCAAACCCCAGCAATCcaacagcccatttataaaataaacacacagacacttatattatttaaactgtttggcctaatggctcaggcttctagctatctagttcttacatcttaaattaatccatttctataaatctataccttgccacgtggctcgtggcttactggcatctttatatgatgcttgtcatggcagcggctggcagtgtttcccccctccttcctgttctctcaattctcctctctgttagtcctgcctatacttcctgcctggccactggccaatcagtgttttatttattgaccaatcagaacacatacagaccatcccacagcagatgatgACTGAGTAAGGCActgaatgtcattaggagtcattttattgctatgttcttttagtagCACAGTAGTATTTGGGTTTCCCCCAGGTCCCTgggttatctagtctcaggttcttggccacccgagcagtgttgggcatgggtcGTATCTCATggaacaggccttaaatccaatcagatactggttggttactcccacaagctctgtgccactactgcaccggtgtatcttgcaggcaggtcacttgtgtagggcaaaggattTTTACCTTTCCCCTTTGGAAGTGTGTAGAGTAACTTGCAGTACCAAAAACACTAGTCCAAaggatgaaggctctaggtaggcaccagctccgTTTTCAGAGTTGTGTAGAGgttttcttcagcaatggggacttaccgtcagtttgtggagagccatGAAAGTAGCCTTGGTAGTTTGTACTCTTGGTGGTGGATTTACTATCAGATTGAATGCCTGTTGTGAAAGAATTATCTCTGGGATGGAACAGGTGCAGCTCAGGGGTACATGTGTGTGGTCCTGGGTTCATCCTCAGCTCTGCAAAAACCCAATAATGGAACAAAAAATATCCCAttctagttttaatttgcatttctttgtctactaatgatgttgaacagcTCTTTGTATGTTAATTGGCTACTCAGTGCTTATTCACTATGAAATGCTTATCATAGGGTTTATTTTATTAGGTACTTTGGTCCTGACATTTTGTATAATCTGTGTAATCTACATATTAATTCTGGATGTGTGAGATGCATGGTGAATACTTCCCAGGATGGCACTTACCGttatagttcttttcttttttttacattttatttttatgaatgatGTTTGGATATAATTTCAAGTGttaagtagttttaaaaaatccCTTGCTCCAAATTCTTGCTTTCCACAAGTAGATACTTTCAGCTGTTAGTTGATTCTTCATCTTCAAGATTGAAGTAAAATGGTCAcattgttactgttttgtttctaatttcatACATTATATATTGACTTGTCTTTGTGGACAGTGGTATTTATTTTCCTTACTCATTCTGCTAGGTATGTGCAATGCTTTGCTGTTCTCCTTTACTGCTCCCATCATAGTTTGGTCATGAATGTGCTAGCTGCAGGTGTGACTAGAATGCTCATAGTGTTCCAGTAGTACTTTTCATTTTTCCCAGTGAACGTTGATTTCGACCCTTTGTGCTCTCTGTTAGATCTTACGTAACTTACTGTAGAGGGGACCATGGACAACAAATAAAGGCCATAAAGTATGTGAGGAGCTGATAAGTACTCCTGAAAAGAAAGTTACCAGAGATGGAGAGTAAGGAACAGATGATAGTTTAGAGTGTCTAGCTGGTGAGCTCTCTGGGCAGACCAAGGAGCTTGTCATGaaacctgatgacttgagttcactCACAGGGTGGAAAGAGATAATTGGCTTCTATAAACTGTCCTCTGATATCTATACCCATGCTGTGGGATATGCctatgcctatgtgtgtgtgtgtgtgtgtgtgtgtgtgtgtgtgtgtgtatgcgcatgcacacacgcacacacgcgcacacacacacacacacacacacacacacacacaaatgtaaaaacaaaacatgtctaGGTTACCCCCATTGAAAAAGTGACACCTCTCTAAAGACTGACAAGAAGGGAAGGTAGTTGTTTCTGGATAGCTAGGATATGAGGCTTCCATGCAGACAGAATAGCTAGCTCTGACTTGGTAATGTCCTTTGTGCTGTCTAGGAATAGCAGGAAGGCCAGTTTGGAAGGAGCCAGTTGACAGGTAGATTAATTATCTGTCAAAGAGTAATGCTGAGTGCCGAATCATGTAGAGCTTTGTAGACCATGTATGGTgacatatattctttttaaaatctactCTCCGGTTAGTTAAACGTTCTTGTTAATTACCAACCCaggaatggtggtacatgcctgtaatctcagcatacAAGAGTCTAAGCACCTGAGGGCATGTTTAGTGGGAGTGGCCTTTTTAATGAGTTTTAGAAAGTTAGGTGTACTCTCTAACTGAAGGAGATGTTCTTCTTGATTCCACAGTCATATGTAACTCTTGATAGCCGTCGGCTCAGAGATGGATGGCACTGATGTTTCTGGGTGAGAATTGCTGTCAAACAGGCATGGATGTAAATATCCTCCTGGGAATGATAAAACATTTGCTTTGTGGTttatattttcactgtgtggtctttttttaaatggaagaaGGTGAAATATTTATcacagttttgtttattttctctttctctagtaTTATGAACATGTGACATTCATCATCTACAAGGGTTTTGTAAGTGCACAATAAATCAGCCATAGTAGAGTTGGAATAAATTGATAACACACAAACTCATGGTTTTTATGAAATTCATTGTGTTGTCTGGTGCCACAAGCTTTGTTCAAGAAGAGAAATTGGGGTGGTAAATTTGGTAACATGAAACAGAAATTAATTGGGCAGCTTGCGAATACGCTCTATGGACATGCTTGGTTATTTTCCTCCACATCTAAGTCAGCCCAAGAAATGCACTTTATTCCCCTTAAACACTCAGAGTATCTCATCCTCTAgccctctcccttctccatccacccgtgtgccaccactctcctcctctcctgtcttactcttttctttgaactgctggttttgttttagtttacacTGGTTCTGCCTGAAAGGAATCCCTTACATTCTCAGAGAAAACAACACTGAACTGAAATttgtctttaagatttattttatgtgtatgaatattttgcctgaatgtgtacgtgtgcaccgtgtgtgtgcctggtgccctcaggggtcagaagagggtgtcagagtccatgaaactagagttacagatggatgggagccaccacatgggtgctggtaattgaacccaggtactctgcttgagcagcaagtgctcttaaccactgagccatctctccagctctgacatTGAACTTTTATTGCATGGTGGGTGGAATGCTTGCTTGAGGAGGCTCTGGAGTGCTCCCTGTACTTCAGGACTGAGGTCAATCTTAGTGGTCATGTGCTCACAAATAAGGATCTTTAATAGACATTTTAAATGACACTGACTACTTTTAACAGTGTGTAGGgttcttttagtttttgttctTAATTTAATAGTAAATATAGGTAAGCAAAACTGGATTTATTCTTTTTGAATTTCCTCCATGTCTTTGATTACTACACAAGTACTGTTTAGTATTGACTAGTTTAGACTACATCTCAGCGATGTTGAAAGGCTGAGAAAATACCTCCTGTTTTGAGAAGATACTCATACTCACAGTTCTTGATGATACTAACAATTTCAGTACAACTCAGTGATTTCATTAAATGTACAAAATGATGCAGCTACTATTGAATGGGGTTTGCAGCCTATTACTCATCAAGATCCTCTGTGTCATgaattttatgaatatatgtcATAGTGGAATAAGCTGTTTTTGTTATTCCATTTGTACTTGCTAACAGGAAATACTggaagtgtgttttttttttttttttttgtttagaatagaggtttattttggcttacagtcctTAAGGCCTAAGGTCTGTGGGCATTATCTGGTGGATAGCCTTCATGCTGTCAAGAATCCTGTGGCCTTTTAGATTATCACTTGGAAAGGGAACAGGAGGGGCGGCGTTGGGGACAGggcagggggagaggaagaggggagagagctCCCAGCCCTCATCTGGTCTCTCTACCACTTGGTTTTAATCATGGAGGTTCTCCGTAATTGTTTTATCTATTCCTAATCCCGTAAAAGTCCCCATGTCTTAGCACTATAGTTAGGTTAATTTTGTATACCCTCTTAGTACTTCACAATGGAGATCAAATTTTAACACATGGAGCCAGAGCCTTGAGGTTACAATCAAACCCTATCGAAGCCATAGCACTATTCTGtataaataattgaataaatcagaaagaaaaaggggcCCTTTAGTTTCCATTTGAACGTTTTATCTTGAACACTAATGTTTCATCTCGTCCTTGGGAAGTACCTGATTGATGAATAATGTAAGTCATAGCTGTGCAGAGGGAGAAGTCATGGCTTTGGATGACTGAAAATAGACTGTTCTCGAAGTGAACATTGTTTTAAGTCAAACTTGACACAATATTTACAGAGAATAATAGATAGGACATCAGCTTGCTTTTAAGTGGATGATTGTCAGCCAGGGGTGAACTGCAGTGCTAAAGAGTAGTTAAGTCAAGGCTGCCCTTACACACACAGTAATCAGGGCCATGGCTGTTCTAGGAGGCTCTGGAGATGGAAAAGGACATACAGTCTTTAGGGACGTAGGGAATACTTTCAAGTAATGGAGTGCTGAATGATGAAGAGCTGTGCTTCATGGATGCTGATTTGGTTATCCCAGGTGGGTTGCTGTTTGCTTTTCCTCTTAATCAAAACATCCATATTTTGAATACATAACTTAACATACTGGAGGGATACTGTGAGTATTCCAAAGAAGCAGCTAGTCCTTAGTGTGGGGTAAGGGGTGGGGTAAAATGCTTCCTGTGTGAATGAAACTGCAGGTGGCCCTATGCTAACTTTCTGGCTCTGGGGACAGGCTGGTGATTCTATGCAGGATTGCAGGATTGTTCCTAGGAAAGGAAGAGTGCTTCAGTCAGAGTCTGCTGCATTGGACCTTTGATGACACAGGGACTCAGTGCATTGACGAGACCGGTGTCTAGTACTGTACTTGATATGTGAGCATCAGCAATTGAGTGGACGTTGTACTCGCATTCCATTCCACAAGCACAGGCTGGCTTCTGATGAGGGTGCAGATGCTGTTGTCTTTAGACAGAGATGTAGGGCTGAGCCTTTTAGAAGTGAGTTGAGGCTTGCTGAGATTTGCAGACTGACTTTTGGATCCCATAGGCACTGGGAAGTGgggtcctccctccttcccttcctccctcccactcttccattctccttccctccctccctttcttcctccctttccaaaGAAGTCAACTTGGCCAACTGAATTTCTTCTTATGCTCCAAATGCTGTCTGATGCTCATTCTTGGGAGTGAATGAAGACCTGCAAGACTTTGACTTATTTCATAGGAATCTCACTTAGTTTTGTTTCAGAGGAACAGTggattcatgtgtgtgagtgagtgagtgagtgagtgagtgtgtgtgtgtgtgtgtgtgtgtgtgtgtgtgtgtgtgtgtgtgtatgtatgtgtatgtgcatataggAAATACTATGTTATatacttttcttgtttttacaaGTCTGGTTTTAAGTCTTTTTTATGGTGCTGGGACATAGCCCCATGCTTCCTGCTTGGTAGATAAGTGCTCCACATTGAGCACACCCAGTTCTTTAAGCATTTTTAACATTTTGGGCCCTGAGTGTCcgttttctttccttgtttcatttttgtgtgcATTAAGCATTCTGGTCATTGTATACAACAGCTGGAACTGTTggttcttttttgtgttttgttttgtgggccACTAGATGGCAGGTTCTTCCAACATTTACTAGACTTATGACCCTTAATAAACCATTTCTACTTCTTGAAATGCTTTTTCAGTGTGCCTCTTCATTTGGTCACCATTACATGAGGTCTTGGTACTGAAGGGCTCACATCACCTGTCTGGCCTTTTctcaggcagtgtgtgtgtgtgtgtgtgtgtgtgtgtgtgtgtgtgtgtgtgtgtgtgtttccccaccagtcactctattttttttctggtccctgtgttcctgctctgactttcagAGTTAGATCCTGAGAGCTGGAACAGCCTTCATCCGTCATTGGTTAAACTCCTCATTTTTCAGAAGGGAGAGCTGCATCTTGGAGAAGTTAAGCCAAGGACGAAGACCGTGTCTTATCTTTGTACAGCTACGGTTCCTCAAACATACTACCTAGATAGATGTTTCTTGAGTGAAGCACACTGGGTAAATGCTGTAAAGAATACCAAGATGAAGAGGACAGCACCCAAGTGGCCCCAAGTCAGTGATGGAATTATGACTTGATTAACTGTTGCATTGAATTGTGCTAAGTGCTCGAGGAAGAGATCATGATTAAATACTTGTGATGCTAAGGGTCCCCTGCATTTCCTCTCCTATTCCTGCAGGCACTCACTGCATTTCCTACAGTTCCCTGTGCAGCATGTTCCCTTGGCTGGAGTGCTGCTACTTAACCTACTTGCCTGTTGGGAACTTTTCAAAGGCTGCCTCCCTGTGACGCCCTCTGACATCTTCCTTCATGCACTTGACCCTGTGATGCGGTTTTGTACCTAGCTCCAAGGTTGCTGCCAGGGTTCTGTGCCGCAGTCGCCAGTGGTTGCTAATGGGTCCATGCTCATTTCTGTGGAAGAGTGTGTGTCAAAGGCTGTGGATGTGCAGAATGTACATACAGAATGCAAACAGCTCTGCACATGATACTAACTATGACATGGGGGAGTTCAGGTACTCATTGATGTCAAGAGAGTTAGAAATGGCATCGTCTACTGTCCTTCAGTTGCTTACTGAGTACTTTGTGTGCAAAATTAATGAGAAAGGCATGTCTACAGATTGCATACTTTTCTGCAAAGGTATTTGAACTTCATGCCCTGACTCCCAAAACCTTGATAGTTTCTGCTAACACATTACCATATGATTTTATagtgaaaattttcttctgttttgtgtttttgtgaagGAGAAGTAGTTTTGTTTATGAGTGCAGTGGCTGTCATGTCTGGAAAGCACTGTTCTGCAGCATTCCTTCactacttctggctcttacagtctttctgcttcctttcctgtGATGATCCTTGAGTCCGGGGGAGAGGGGTTCCGATTAAGGAGAACActctctagtcccttactctctCTCCTCTGGCCAGTTGTGACTCTATatcagcttctctgatgaagactgagagctgcactaacACGTGGTGTCAAGTTAACTGTTCAGGTTACAGTCGAATACTCTGTCCATTTAGCTGAATAATAGCAGAGTCCTCCCCTGGGGCTTATGACCCACCCAGCGTGGTTTCTTGGCTTAGTGAACAACAGTTTTAGATAGGAGTTTGTCACAGAGGCTGTGACTGTATACACAAGACCAAGTCAGCCACAGCTCTGGACTGGATGAGAGAGGGGAGTCCTCCCCATAGCTGAAGGGCTGTTGGCacttgatggctgctgggggagggagagtcactttCATTTGGAAGTGGCCCCTGGTAGGCTGTCCATTTTTAGTGGGTGGCCTTACACCCGTGCACATGCTGCCAGTGCTGTGCTTACTCAGTGGGTTAAATAAAAAGAGCGCATGAAGTTGGGGGGGAAAAGTGATGACggtatgggaggagttggaggggagtGAGAGTGGATTTGTTTAAAACTGGATACATTTGTGTTATAAATTCTCAATTTacttataattaaataattttacctTATATCTTTATATACTTAAaagttacataaatatatttatatgataaTATGATTGTCACGTATGTGACAGTGTTAAGTGTGACTCTGAACGTAAACACTCAGCCCAatcccttctgcctctgctctgcGTCTGAGTATTCTTGGTGGAGGAGCCTAGTGAAGCGGAACATGACATTAGTGCTAGGAGTTACTTTCTACCATATTGCCTGTTTGTAGACTCAATTTCTATAAAAACCTAACAGCGATTTTAGTGGTAAGTCAGAGAATGCTCAGGCTCTAGCCATCAAGTTCCTGCTTCTTTCCTATATTTAACCCATCAAGAGGCAGCTTTCATGACTTCATGTAcattttttgaattttattttgtgtgtatgggtgtgtcttACCTGCACCTGCGCctctgcaccatgtgcatacagcacccatggagaccaggagagggtgttggatcctttcGGACTggggttgtgagctgacatgtgggtgctgggaactgaaccagggtcttcaggaagagcagccagtgctctaaacctccAAGCCAGCCTAGCTTTTATGATTTTAGTGTGTGACCTttcattatatttaaaaagattttctcACTTTACATTGTAAACACAGCCACACTAATAATGGTGATTGTTTCTATGTCCATAAACCTTCTCACCATAGGTAAACATTTGCACTGTAAATGTAATCTCACTAGTTTGTAAGACTTGCTAAACCTTTGAGGGGTGTTGGTATAAATCTGCACATTTGGTTTTTGGATTTCTTTTATGTCCTCCTATTGCTTATTTATTCCTTGTCCATTGTTCTTTGGATTAGTGGGAGATCATTGTAAATCCTTTATATGGACATACTATTGGTTTTATATGTTTAAACTTAccccatttattatttttatttgtaaatacattttaaatttaggtcaaattttccttcaaaaatatatatgatacacacatgtatgcatatatacatatatattttttttctcactttgtaTAGCTCAAGCTGTCTTTGAATTTGTTgtgtaggccagcctggcttcaaacttaccatccttctacctcagccccCCAAATACTGCTGTTACAGGAATGCGTCACCACCCTTGGCTGGGGAGGATGTCTTAATGACACAAAGGCAGGGAATGCTTCCAAGTCAAGATGCACAAACCCAGCTTGGCAGGGTGGACTGTCCTGTGTGGATGGAGTTGGCACACCCCTCTCCCATGGACACCCTACATCTACCTTTCATGTTATTCATTCAGCGTGTTCAGTTCTGTGACAAGTTCTGCTAGGATTTCCTTCGAATGTGCATGCACTTTCTGTATTAATTTAAGAGGGATTTGTATCTTTAGCATGCTGATAGTTCAGCAGAGAACATGGCGTCTTGCTTTCCTCATTCAGGTGTCTCACTTTTCTATTGGGCTTTTGAACAGTTTTTGTGATGAACTTCTTTACTGTGCTCTTGCCTTCACGTTGTCCTGTGTTCTTTTTAATCAGCGTGGGACCCCTACCTCCCACTCTCCCCATTGCCCCGACCCCTCTTGCTGCCTTACATATCTAGCACGAGTGAAGACGGTCGTCGTGCAGCGGGTCTCCCTAGTACCTGTGTGCATCCTGTGCTGTTTAAGGAGGATGGAGGAGCTTTCCATTTGCAAGTCCCTCAGCAGATGTTTACTGAGTATATTGTGTTGGGCTTCagactcctttcctcttcttaggTTGGCTGGCTTTGTCAGTGGACCTGCTCCTCTTCATGCCTGTCCCTTGTCCCACAAGCCCCCGCTAGCGCTGCAGTCGCGTGGAGGAATGGCCTGCTGTGGGTTTCGTTTTCTCCACCACTTGCAGGTTAGCTCTGAGTCAGCACTGGAGACCTCCTGAGTTGATCAAGTGATGGGGAAGTAGTGTAACGGATTGTCAATGTTGACGTGTGTGTAAGTTTGCATGTGTCTTGAAGAAATCATGCCATTTATTTTCTATACTCGCACTACTTAGATTTTGTTGATCACAGCTTGGATTATCACTTAAagtattttttctgttttcatctgtACTTTTTCCAAATTGGTTGTTAGATTTAGAAGAATAATGAAACTTTGTCTATAAATAAACTTGTTGGGGGAAATATTCACTGTCACAGAGTGATTTGCATAGAGTGAATGCTCTGGGCAGGTACTTGTGCTGTTACTGTGACTGGAGATCAGTGTCTCTCTGGCCTTGGTGAATAAGCTTCTTGTGCT
It encodes the following:
- the LOC131897666 gene encoding mitochondrial fission 1 protein-like; this encodes MEAVLNKLVSVKDLKNFQRKFQSEQAAGSVSKSTQFEYAWCLVRSKYNNDIRKGILLLEELLPKGSKEEQRDYVFYLAVGNYRLKEYEKALKHVRGLLQTEPQNNQAKELERLIDKAMKKDGLVGMAIVGGMALGVAGLAGLIGLAVSKCKS